One window from the genome of Nomascus leucogenys isolate Asia chromosome 12, Asia_NLE_v1, whole genome shotgun sequence encodes:
- the KIAA1522 gene encoding uncharacterized protein KIAA1522 homolog isoform X2, translated as MGNSHHKRKAPSGPRVRSFWRFGRSAKRPAGSAKAENDKRLSVGPGQGPGSAVDEHQDNVFFPSGRPPHLEELHTQAQEGLRSLQHQEKQKLNKGGWDHGDTQSIQSSRTGPDEDNISFCSQTTSYVAESTTAEDALSIRSEMIQRKGSTFRPHDSFPKSGKSGRRRRERRSTVLGLPQHVQEELGLRNEREAPCTPRAPGARDAIRIPTVDGRPRGTSGMGARVSLQALEAEAEAGAETEAMLQRHIDRVYRDDTFVGRSTGARPPPLTRPMSLAVPGLTGGAGPAEPLSPAMSISPQATYLSKLIPHAVLPPTVDVVALGRCSLRTLSRCSLHSASPASVRSLGRFSSVSSPQPRSRHPSSSSDTWSHSQSSDTIVSDGSTLSSKGGSEGQPESSTASNSVAPPPQGGSGRGSPSGGSTAEASDTLSIRSSGQLSGRSVSLRKLKRPPPPPRRTHSLHQRGLAVPDGPLGLPPKPERKQQPQLPRPPTTGGSEGAGAAPCPPNPANSWVPGLSPGGSRRPPRSPERTLSPSSGYSSQSGTPTLPPKGLAGPPASPGKAQPPKPERVTSLRSPGASVSSSLTSLCSSSSDPAPSDRSGPQMLTPLGDRFVIPPHPKVPAPFSPPPSKPRSPNPAAPALATPAVVPGPVSTTDASPQSPPTPQTTLTPLQESPVISKDQSPPPSPPPSYHPPPPPTKKPEVVVEAPSAPETAEEPLQDPSWPPPPPPAPEEQDLSMADFPPPEEAFFSVASPEPVGPSGSPELGSSPAASSSSATASQIQPPGSPDPPPALPAPAPASSAPGHVAQLPQKEPVGCSKGGGPPREDVGAPLVTPSLLQMVRLRSVGAPGGAPTPALGPAAPQKPLRRALSGRASPVPAPSSGLHAAVRLKACSLAASEGLSSAQPNGPPEAEPRPPQSPASTASFIFSKGTRKLQLERPVSPETQADLQRNLVAELRSISEQRPPQAPKKSPKAPPPVARKPSVGVPPPASPSCPRAEPLTAPPTNGLPHTQDRTKRELAENGGVLQLVGPEEKMGLPGSDSQKELV; from the exons GCTCTGCCAAGGCTGAGAATGACAAACGTCTAAGTGTAGGGCCCGGCCAGGGGCCAGGGTCTGCAGTGGATGAGCACCAGGACAACGTCTTCTTTCCCAGTGGGCGACCCCCCCACCTGGAAGAGCTGCACACTCAGGCCCAGGAGGGGCTCCGCTCCCTACAACACCAAG agaaacagaaactgaaCAAGGGCGGCTGGGACCATGGAGACACCCAGAGTATCCAG TCCTCCCGGACGGGGCCGGATGAAGACAACATCTCCTTCTGCAGCCAGACCACATCCTACGTGGCTGAGAGCACCACAGCGGAGGACGCGCTCTCCATCCGCTCCGAGATGATCCAGCGCAAAG GCTCCACTTTCCGACCCCATGACTCATTTCCCAAATCTGGAAAGTcagggcggcggcggcgggagcggCGGAGCACGGTGCTGGGACTCCCGCAGCACGTGCAGGAGGAGCTTG GCCTGCGGAATGAGCGCGAGGCACCATGCACGCCCCGGGCCCCTGGCGCACGGGATGCTATACGCATCCCCACGGTGGACGGCCGCCCCCGAGGCACCTCAGGGATGGGGGCCCGGGTGTCCCTGCAGGCGctggaggcggaggcggaggctggcGCTGAGACAGAGGCCATGCTGCAGCGCCACATTGACCGTGTCTACCGGGATGACACCTTTGTTGGCCGGTCCACGGGCGCCCGGCCCCCACCATTGACCCGGCCCATGTCCCTAGCAGTGCCTGGATTGACAGGAGGGGCAGGGCCTGCAGAGCCCCTGAGCCCGGCCATGTCCATCTCCCCCCAGGCCACCTACCTGTCGAAGTTGATTCCACATGCTGTGCTGCCGCCTACAGTGGACGTGGTGGCCCTGGGCCGCTGCAGCCTGCGCACCCTAAGCCGCTGCAGCCTGCACTCGGCCAGCCCAGCCTCCGTCCGCTCGCTGGGGCGCTTCTCCTCCGTCTCCAGCCCACAGCCCCGCAGCCGCCACCCATCCTCCTCCAGTGACACCTGGAGCCACTCTCAGTCCTCCGACACCATCGTGTCTGACGGTTCCACCCTCTCCTCTAAGGGTGGCTCTGAGGGCCAGCCGGAGAGCTCTACGGCTAGCAATAGCGTGGCACCCCCTCCCCAGGGAGGCAGTGGGAGGGGCTCCCCCAGTGGGGGCAGCACTGCTGAGGCCTCAGACACACTCAGCATTCGGAGCAGCGGGCAGTTGTCTGGCCGGAGTGTGTCCCTACGGAAGCTGAAGCGgcctccaccccctccccgccGGACCCACTCCCTCCATCAGCGGGGCTTAGCAGTGCCTGATGGGCCCTTAGGGTTGCCCCCTAAGCCTGAGCGTAAGCAGCAGCCCCAGCTGCCTCGGCCACCCACCACTGGTGGCTCAGAAGGGGCAGGGGCAGCACCCTGTCCACCCAACCCAGCCAACAGCTGGGTGCCTGGCTTGTCTCCGGGTGGTTCCCGGCGCCCCCCACGCTCCCCAGAACGGACACTTTCGCCCTCCAGTGGATACTCGAGCCAAAGTGGTACTCCCACTCTCCCTCCCAAGGGCCTGGCAGGTCCCCCCGCTTCCCCAGGCAAGGCCCAGCCCCCTAAACCAGAGCGAGTCACGTCCCTTCGCTCCCCTGGGGcctctgtctcctcttccctCACGTCTCTATGTTCCTCCTCCTCTGACCCAGCCCCCTCAGACCGCTCTGGGCCACAGATGTTGACCCCCCTGGGTGACAGGTTTGTCATACCTCCTCACCCCAAGGTGCCTgcccccttctccccacctccctccaagCCCAGGAGCCCTAACCCAGCTGCCCCTGCTCTAGCCACCCCTGCTGTGGTTCCTGGGCCCGTTTCTACCACTGATGCCAGTCCTCAGtcccctcccactccccagaCAACCTTGACTCCACTGCAGGAGTCTCCTGTCATTTCCAAAGACCAGTCACCcccaccatccccacccccatcttatcatccacccccaccacccactAAGAAGCCAGAGGTGGTTGTGGAGGCGCCATCTGCCCCAGAGACTGCTGAGGAGCCCCTCCAGGATCCCAGCtggcccccgcccccgccccctgcccctgAGGAGCAGGACCTGTCCATGGCTGACTTCCCCCCACCAGAGGAGGCCTTTTTCTCTGTGGCCAGCCCTGAGCCTGTAGGCCCTTCAGGCTCCCCAGAGCTTGGCAGCTCCCCGGCTGCTTCGTCCTCCTCAGCTACTGCTTCGCAGATTCAGCCCCCGGGTAGCCCAGACCCTCCTCCAGCTCTGCCAGCCCCAGCTCCTGCTAGTTCCGCCCCAGGGCACGTGGCCCAGCTCCCTCAGAAGGAACCGGTGGGCTGTAGCAAGGGCGGCGGGCCTCCCAGGGAGGACGTAGGTGCGCCCCTGGTCACGCCCTCGCTTCTGCAGATGGTACGGCTGCGCTCCGTGGGTGCTCCAGGAGGGGCTCCCACCCCAGCACTGGGGCCAGCAGCCCCCCAGAAACCACTACGAAGGGCCCTGTCAGGGCGGGCCAGCCCAGTGCCTGCCCCCTCCTCAGGGCTCCATGCTGCCGTCAGACTCAAGGCCTGCAGCCTGGCCGCCAGCGAAGGCCTCTCAAGTGCCCAGCCCAACGGACCGCCTGAGGCAGAGCCACGGCCTCCCCAGTCCCCTGCCTCCACGGCCAGCTTCATCTTCTCCAAGGGCACTAGGAAGCTGCAGCTGGAGCGGCCCGTGTCCCCTGAGACCCAGGCTGACCTCCAGCGGAATCTGGTGGCAGAACTCCGGAGCATCTCAGAGCAGCGGCCACCCCAGGCCCCAAAGAAGTCACCTAAGGCTCCCCCGCCTGTGGCCCGCAAGCCGTCTGTGGGAGTCCCCCCACCCGCCTCCCCCAGTTGCCCTCGAGCTGAGCCCCTTACTGCTCCTCCTACCAACGGGCTCCCTCACACCCAGGACAGGACTAAGAGGGAGCTGGCGGAGAATGGAGGTGTCCTGCAGCTGGTGGGCCCAGAGGAGAAGAtgggcctcccgggttcag ACTCACAGAAAGAGCTGGTCTGA
- the KIAA1522 gene encoding uncharacterized protein KIAA1522 homolog isoform X1 produces the protein MAARAPPAAPAAEEPGNPGGPPRRKKSRSGASGLRRAFSWLRGKRRKKKAAGAEGAEPAAPRAKKAEDKAKRAKGKGRGSAKAENDKRLSVGPGQGPGSAVDEHQDNVFFPSGRPPHLEELHTQAQEGLRSLQHQEKQKLNKGGWDHGDTQSIQSSRTGPDEDNISFCSQTTSYVAESTTAEDALSIRSEMIQRKGSTFRPHDSFPKSGKSGRRRRERRSTVLGLPQHVQEELGLRNEREAPCTPRAPGARDAIRIPTVDGRPRGTSGMGARVSLQALEAEAEAGAETEAMLQRHIDRVYRDDTFVGRSTGARPPPLTRPMSLAVPGLTGGAGPAEPLSPAMSISPQATYLSKLIPHAVLPPTVDVVALGRCSLRTLSRCSLHSASPASVRSLGRFSSVSSPQPRSRHPSSSSDTWSHSQSSDTIVSDGSTLSSKGGSEGQPESSTASNSVAPPPQGGSGRGSPSGGSTAEASDTLSIRSSGQLSGRSVSLRKLKRPPPPPRRTHSLHQRGLAVPDGPLGLPPKPERKQQPQLPRPPTTGGSEGAGAAPCPPNPANSWVPGLSPGGSRRPPRSPERTLSPSSGYSSQSGTPTLPPKGLAGPPASPGKAQPPKPERVTSLRSPGASVSSSLTSLCSSSSDPAPSDRSGPQMLTPLGDRFVIPPHPKVPAPFSPPPSKPRSPNPAAPALATPAVVPGPVSTTDASPQSPPTPQTTLTPLQESPVISKDQSPPPSPPPSYHPPPPPTKKPEVVVEAPSAPETAEEPLQDPSWPPPPPPAPEEQDLSMADFPPPEEAFFSVASPEPVGPSGSPELGSSPAASSSSATASQIQPPGSPDPPPALPAPAPASSAPGHVAQLPQKEPVGCSKGGGPPREDVGAPLVTPSLLQMVRLRSVGAPGGAPTPALGPAAPQKPLRRALSGRASPVPAPSSGLHAAVRLKACSLAASEGLSSAQPNGPPEAEPRPPQSPASTASFIFSKGTRKLQLERPVSPETQADLQRNLVAELRSISEQRPPQAPKKSPKAPPPVARKPSVGVPPPASPSCPRAEPLTAPPTNGLPHTQDRTKRELAENGGVLQLVGPEEKMGLPGSDSQKELV, from the exons GCTCTGCCAAGGCTGAGAATGACAAACGTCTAAGTGTAGGGCCCGGCCAGGGGCCAGGGTCTGCAGTGGATGAGCACCAGGACAACGTCTTCTTTCCCAGTGGGCGACCCCCCCACCTGGAAGAGCTGCACACTCAGGCCCAGGAGGGGCTCCGCTCCCTACAACACCAAG agaaacagaaactgaaCAAGGGCGGCTGGGACCATGGAGACACCCAGAGTATCCAG TCCTCCCGGACGGGGCCGGATGAAGACAACATCTCCTTCTGCAGCCAGACCACATCCTACGTGGCTGAGAGCACCACAGCGGAGGACGCGCTCTCCATCCGCTCCGAGATGATCCAGCGCAAAG GCTCCACTTTCCGACCCCATGACTCATTTCCCAAATCTGGAAAGTcagggcggcggcggcgggagcggCGGAGCACGGTGCTGGGACTCCCGCAGCACGTGCAGGAGGAGCTTG GCCTGCGGAATGAGCGCGAGGCACCATGCACGCCCCGGGCCCCTGGCGCACGGGATGCTATACGCATCCCCACGGTGGACGGCCGCCCCCGAGGCACCTCAGGGATGGGGGCCCGGGTGTCCCTGCAGGCGctggaggcggaggcggaggctggcGCTGAGACAGAGGCCATGCTGCAGCGCCACATTGACCGTGTCTACCGGGATGACACCTTTGTTGGCCGGTCCACGGGCGCCCGGCCCCCACCATTGACCCGGCCCATGTCCCTAGCAGTGCCTGGATTGACAGGAGGGGCAGGGCCTGCAGAGCCCCTGAGCCCGGCCATGTCCATCTCCCCCCAGGCCACCTACCTGTCGAAGTTGATTCCACATGCTGTGCTGCCGCCTACAGTGGACGTGGTGGCCCTGGGCCGCTGCAGCCTGCGCACCCTAAGCCGCTGCAGCCTGCACTCGGCCAGCCCAGCCTCCGTCCGCTCGCTGGGGCGCTTCTCCTCCGTCTCCAGCCCACAGCCCCGCAGCCGCCACCCATCCTCCTCCAGTGACACCTGGAGCCACTCTCAGTCCTCCGACACCATCGTGTCTGACGGTTCCACCCTCTCCTCTAAGGGTGGCTCTGAGGGCCAGCCGGAGAGCTCTACGGCTAGCAATAGCGTGGCACCCCCTCCCCAGGGAGGCAGTGGGAGGGGCTCCCCCAGTGGGGGCAGCACTGCTGAGGCCTCAGACACACTCAGCATTCGGAGCAGCGGGCAGTTGTCTGGCCGGAGTGTGTCCCTACGGAAGCTGAAGCGgcctccaccccctccccgccGGACCCACTCCCTCCATCAGCGGGGCTTAGCAGTGCCTGATGGGCCCTTAGGGTTGCCCCCTAAGCCTGAGCGTAAGCAGCAGCCCCAGCTGCCTCGGCCACCCACCACTGGTGGCTCAGAAGGGGCAGGGGCAGCACCCTGTCCACCCAACCCAGCCAACAGCTGGGTGCCTGGCTTGTCTCCGGGTGGTTCCCGGCGCCCCCCACGCTCCCCAGAACGGACACTTTCGCCCTCCAGTGGATACTCGAGCCAAAGTGGTACTCCCACTCTCCCTCCCAAGGGCCTGGCAGGTCCCCCCGCTTCCCCAGGCAAGGCCCAGCCCCCTAAACCAGAGCGAGTCACGTCCCTTCGCTCCCCTGGGGcctctgtctcctcttccctCACGTCTCTATGTTCCTCCTCCTCTGACCCAGCCCCCTCAGACCGCTCTGGGCCACAGATGTTGACCCCCCTGGGTGACAGGTTTGTCATACCTCCTCACCCCAAGGTGCCTgcccccttctccccacctccctccaagCCCAGGAGCCCTAACCCAGCTGCCCCTGCTCTAGCCACCCCTGCTGTGGTTCCTGGGCCCGTTTCTACCACTGATGCCAGTCCTCAGtcccctcccactccccagaCAACCTTGACTCCACTGCAGGAGTCTCCTGTCATTTCCAAAGACCAGTCACCcccaccatccccacccccatcttatcatccacccccaccacccactAAGAAGCCAGAGGTGGTTGTGGAGGCGCCATCTGCCCCAGAGACTGCTGAGGAGCCCCTCCAGGATCCCAGCtggcccccgcccccgccccctgcccctgAGGAGCAGGACCTGTCCATGGCTGACTTCCCCCCACCAGAGGAGGCCTTTTTCTCTGTGGCCAGCCCTGAGCCTGTAGGCCCTTCAGGCTCCCCAGAGCTTGGCAGCTCCCCGGCTGCTTCGTCCTCCTCAGCTACTGCTTCGCAGATTCAGCCCCCGGGTAGCCCAGACCCTCCTCCAGCTCTGCCAGCCCCAGCTCCTGCTAGTTCCGCCCCAGGGCACGTGGCCCAGCTCCCTCAGAAGGAACCGGTGGGCTGTAGCAAGGGCGGCGGGCCTCCCAGGGAGGACGTAGGTGCGCCCCTGGTCACGCCCTCGCTTCTGCAGATGGTACGGCTGCGCTCCGTGGGTGCTCCAGGAGGGGCTCCCACCCCAGCACTGGGGCCAGCAGCCCCCCAGAAACCACTACGAAGGGCCCTGTCAGGGCGGGCCAGCCCAGTGCCTGCCCCCTCCTCAGGGCTCCATGCTGCCGTCAGACTCAAGGCCTGCAGCCTGGCCGCCAGCGAAGGCCTCTCAAGTGCCCAGCCCAACGGACCGCCTGAGGCAGAGCCACGGCCTCCCCAGTCCCCTGCCTCCACGGCCAGCTTCATCTTCTCCAAGGGCACTAGGAAGCTGCAGCTGGAGCGGCCCGTGTCCCCTGAGACCCAGGCTGACCTCCAGCGGAATCTGGTGGCAGAACTCCGGAGCATCTCAGAGCAGCGGCCACCCCAGGCCCCAAAGAAGTCACCTAAGGCTCCCCCGCCTGTGGCCCGCAAGCCGTCTGTGGGAGTCCCCCCACCCGCCTCCCCCAGTTGCCCTCGAGCTGAGCCCCTTACTGCTCCTCCTACCAACGGGCTCCCTCACACCCAGGACAGGACTAAGAGGGAGCTGGCGGAGAATGGAGGTGTCCTGCAGCTGGTGGGCCCAGAGGAGAAGAtgggcctcccgggttcag ACTCACAGAAAGAGCTGGTCTGA